The Arachis ipaensis cultivar K30076 chromosome B07, Araip1.1, whole genome shotgun sequence genome includes a window with the following:
- the LOC107608804 gene encoding uncharacterized protein LOC107608804, with the protein MSSSLSAALSLSVAASLLPAVTASPPTLPCSLLYWSFVGCASSASTSLLLLLWFVGASHRRTFIRRGHSLRRRYFSRPSLLLPHLAVRKLSNNSSSTSVLLLPQRL; encoded by the coding sequence ATGTCGTCGTCACTCTCCGCAGCGTTGTCACTCTCCGTGGCGGCGTCACTTCTCCCGGCCGTCACTGCTTCTCCCCCCACCTTGCCGTGTTCGTTGTTATATTGGTCGTTTGTGGGTTGTGCTTCTTCTGCTTCTACTTCGTTGCTTTTGCTTCTGTGGTTTGTGGGTGCCTCACATCGCCGAACCTTCATTAGACGAGGTCACTCTCTGCGGCGTCGTTACTTCTCCCGGCCGTCACTGCTTCTCCCCCACCTCGCCGTCAGAAAGCTCAGCAACAATTCATCTTCTACCTCAGTGCTTCTGCTCCCTCAG
- the LOC107606522 gene encoding UPF0481 protein At3g47200-like, which produces MANPNPGDAAIIKKIKAKMEKALPLFTEECCIYRVPHEIRKVKEDAYTPKVVSIGPFHHRDPNLQKMEGQKTIYFKEFIERSETKNLESFVSCVQEVEPKVRGCYSDDIKLSEEEHVMVILVDCCFILEILLKFHFKQWSSHDVFVLSPWLWPYLKHDLLMLENQVPFFVLEKLYNLAFPSTSNPSLLTLTRYILPRVIISGNRDELSLTNVGRIAHFTDLTRKLLLLSSDLSISECSREAHLTHLYTATQLREAGVKFEVKKTSNCLLDLQLSDHTLRIPFIRVVDSTEVVLRNLLAFEQCHCIYKSYLTDYIAVIDFLINTDEDVDLLIKNGIIENWLGDSNAVAKMFNGLTVNIVTRNFNVKYSCILKGLNDFCEKPWNRKVATLKRDYCNTPWKTVASIAGIFLLILTLVQTVFSILQVVL; this is translated from the coding sequence ATGGCAAATCCGAATCCTGGTGACGCTgcaataataaagaagattaaagcaaagatggagaaggCATTGCCTCTCTTTACGGAGGAATGCTGCATCTATAGGGTGCCTCATGAGATTCgcaaggtcaaagaagatgcatACACTCCAAAGGTTGTTTCAATTGGTCCTTTTCATCATAGGGATCCAAACTTGCAAAAGATGGAGGGCCAGAAAACAATATATTTCAAAGAATTCATTGAAAGAAGCGAGACGAAGAACTTGGAAAGTTTTGTGAGTTGCGTGCAAGAAGTGGAGCCAAAGGTTCGTGGTTGCTACTCAGATGACATCAAGCTTAGTGAGGAAGAACATGTTATGGTAATATTGGTGGACTGCTGCTTCATATTAGAGATTTTACTCAAGTTCCATTTCAAGCAGTGGTCAAGTCATGATGTCTTTGTTCTGTCACCTTGGTTATGGCCCTATTTGAAACATGATTTGCTGATGCTTGAGAATCAAGTCCCTTTCTTTGTTCTTGAAAAGCTTTACAATCTAGCTTTTCCTTCTACCTCAAATCCTTCACTGTTAACTCTCACTCGTTATATCCTTCCTCGTGTTATCATTTCTGGTAATAGGGACGAGCTATCCTTAACCAATGTTGGTAGAATAGCTCATTTCACAGACCTAACAAGAAAGCTTCTGTTATTATCTTCTGACTTATCAATCTCTGAATGCTCAAGAGAAGCGCATCTAACGCACCTCTATACTGCAACTCAGCTGAGGGAAGCAGGAGTGAAGTTTGAGGTAAAGAAAACTAGTAACTGCTTACTAGACTTGCAACTTTCTGATCATACTCTTAGAATTCCATTCATCAGAGTGGTGGACTCTACCGAAGTTGTTTTGAGAAATTTGTTAGCTTTCGAGCAATGTCACTGTATCTACAAATCCTACCTTACTGACTATATCGCTGTCATTGATTTTCTTATCAACACAGACGAAGATGTGGATTTGTTGATTAAGAATGGAATAATTGAGAATTGGTTAGGTGATAGCAATGCAGTGGCTAAAATGTTCAATGGTCTTACAGTGAACATTGTGACTCGAAATTTTAATGTGAAATATTCTTGTATTCTTAAAGGCTTGAATGATTTCTGTGAGAAGCCTTGGAACAGAAAAGTAGCAACTTTGAAGCGCGACTACTGCAACACTCCGTGGAAGACGGTAGCTTCCATTGCTGGAATTTTTCTGCTTATTCTCACTCTTGTTCAGACAGTATTTTCGATCCTTCAAGTTGTACTCTAG